From Bactrocera oleae isolate idBacOlea1 chromosome 4, idBacOlea1, whole genome shotgun sequence:
AACCTACTTATCCCTATATTTACAAGGATACACGCACTTTTATCAAACGCAAACATATTGCTCTAGCGCTTAAACATGTATATCTGCGTATATCTGAGTGTGTGTATAACGCTGCGCATGTAAAGTGATCAACTGCCTAGGAAGCGCTACACACATGCAGCATAAATGATTTATCTAACCGCATATAAGCACATAGATATGtgattaatttatatgtatatatacgtacatatatactaaatatataatctCTAACATACCATATGAGCCATgaaaccatatatacatatatatgtatatatatactcgtatatatatattgccaCAATTTGCTTATCACAATTTAGCTAATTTATTTGCAACATGGCTGCTATGTTTTTGTGGTTGTCACAGTGACAGCGTATCCACCGCAGATGCTTAtaaagaaaatgttgttttcGTTGATGATTAACCATCCTAATCGGGTTGGTGCTCATGTTTGTGATATACAGTGTTAATTAGGTCATCACATGACAGATatgggttgttgttgttgtggtaaccatttaattcaatttatttcacGGTCAGCAAAGGaaagaaaacatatttatttcatttcgaaTTTAATCGTTGCCGATAAGAAGATTCtctaaactaaatttatactacttctatataaatttcgaatagcCCTAACATTTAAATCATTTTGTGACCAGCTCTAGCATTTTTGAAGATGAATGTGTTGAGCTCTAACCTATCGGAATAAAGAAAGCATTCACTACCAATATCCCTCTTTACCTACGAAAGTGTTCGAAGACACATATTCTACACTTGTAGTGTAATAATGCAGTAACCGATATTGTATTTTCACCATCCTTATATGCTCAGAACTATCAGAATAGGAACAAAAAATTTCAGGTTTACTAATAGCATAactgttattattaaataccAGTAATAATACTAACACAGTGTTTCTGTTAGATCATTAATACAATAACCTTTCAAATTAATACCATTTCTATTGGTATTGTAACTTATTAAGATTTCGATTATAATTACCATTACAAGTAAAGTTACAAATcataatgaattaaaatttcGTCGCTATTATAATTACCATTATCAGTATGTTTACGAAAATGCAATTCGCTAACATTACAATTACCATTACAATGAGGAATGCTATTACCAGTATGATTACAAAATTCTAATTAggataaattttaaatactccTACTGTtagtttatgaaataatttctcATTTATTTGCCATTTCTCTTCCAAATGCTAGTAGCATTAACTACCATTACTTTCCTGGTTTCTAAATACATTATCACTCCCAATTACGTGAGGTGTAAATTTTCTTAGCTATTTCAATCAGGAAATTTCGCGCACTAATAATTTTACAACCTGTGGCTATACTCCAACTGATTGCTTCCagaaactaaagaaaataaagaaagtaCCAACGAGCGCTCAGAACCGAATaggaaaagataaaaaattagcGCTACGAAGCCAAAAAATCACTTGCAATAAACAACAAAGAGCGGCATTTGCGCAGCATTGTAAGTTTTGCTCGCCTTTAGCGATTAAGTGGCAGCAACCACATTGTCGGCGTTCAGCTCGTCCGCTGAAAGTTTATCACTTATTCTATTATATAGTTCTTCATCAAAAGTGTAtaaccaaaaagaaaaaattaaatgaaaagaaaagaaaagctCGGTAAGCAGCCACACCAACGGTAATCTACTTGCAACGTAGTGCTattgaattttttgatttagTGGTGCACTTTAAGCAATAGGCGGGGAAAAAGGAACTCACTTTTTTTCCTTCTTTGGCTGTCAGGTGAGTAGTTGAAACCTGAACTAGCGCAACTCCGTATTGCTTGCCAAAAAGCCCGGCAAGGCGCAACCTGCTTTGCTGCAGTGAGCATGCAGTTCGCGCTCGCTCTCTTGCCACTCACCCTGCCGCTTACAAATTTCACGCTGCAGGGCTTCTCTTCCCTCACTATTTTCTTAATCTACTTTTCTGTGCAGCGTAGATTTTCATTCCCACTGCTACTTTTGGGTGCGCTGAAGCCGCAGCCAGGTGTTTGGCTGTGGCACGTAGGTGTTGGCAGTGTTACCTATTTGTGGCACAAATACGTGGTGTGAGTATGTGCAGCAAGCGCGTTGACAGCCATGGGCAGCCATATGCCACACTAACAACAACTAACTGCATGAAATCAAtatgttcttttttgtttttgtggtttttggttttgtGCAGTTCATGTTGTCCAAATTGGTCTCACATTAATCCATGTAGAGATCTTGtttgacttttattttattgtttttcgctTCCGGCTTTTCTGTGACTTTTTATCTTCGATCTGTGAAGCAGAGGAcagttttttttgcttttcttcaaGATTTTCTTTTATTCCTCAAATTTGCTGGATGTATTGTCTAGAGATGATTACTCATAGTAACGTTCTCAGTACGTTTGATTCACAGTACTTGCTTTTCTGGAGCAATACGCTTTGTAAGTCCCGTATTTTCTCATGTTGTTTAACATATAATGTCCATGAGCCTATACCTTAAAAAAATAGCCACAATTTCTTCTTAAGACAGTTAGTAGGTATTAGGCTGGGTACACTGAAATGACGATATATAAAAATGTCGAGACGTGTCAAGCCTTTTTTGCATACTTTCCATTCcagttttgaataaaataggcAACCGTATAACAACTTCATACTCATAGTCAAATTTCGATAGACTCGAAACAATTTTAACACAGAAATTACTGAAAGAACAACCAGAAAGTATAATTATTTCTAAATGAAATTCTATGTTTTATTAtcctaaaaaataaactttatctAGATAGGTAATCTTGATATCACGTTTCATCGTTGTGTTTAAACCATTTAGTGCCCTCAATTAAACTATTTATCTCCATAATGCTTTTGGCAGATTGACATTCGAGGTTTGGTACTAGATGTATTCCAAGAGTTAGATGTCGCGTAATAGAGCTGGGCACTCACAGAGGAAGTTTATAAACGTTTCCATACTCACTTTGAGTTTGCGGCAAGTATTGTTATAGGACATTCCCATTTTTAAAGCATGTTCTCAAAATGTTAGTCTTTATATACCTCCTGAACATATGTAATAAGTTCGTAGTTCTTGTCTTGTCATATTTTGGCCATATCTACTTCACTATCCTTCATTTGGTTTTAGATTTCCATCTGGAAAAAACTTTATCTAACTATCGATAAAAAAATGAAGACTTAGAACTTAGAGTTGATATTCTGGGATATATCAGACTCGCTTTAAAAAAAGGCCTAAGCCATTTTCGGAACAAGCAATAAATGCATTCTCCTTGACCAGTATTATGTTTTTAACTctttaaacacatattttttattgaaatcttAGAACAATGACTTCACATTTCTATAGTATGGTAGTACAACCGTGCTCAGTGTCTGGTATAATTTATTAAGATAGGTCTTGTTGTTGTCCGGCATTTGGGAAAATTAACGGTATCAAAATACCATAGAATCGATGATTTCATATTTAAAGTATGGGCAATTGACTGAGGATTACTTTCAGAAAAACCATTTCTCTGCTTTGCGATACATGAACCGATAGCCGAGAATAcggaaaatgtttataaaacatCCTGAACTAATAGAAATAAGGTCTCTAAGTGTCGATGTTGCTGACATTTTTAGTTTGTTACATAGCACTTAACATTAACTTCAAATAAGGCAATTACAAATGTTGTAATAAACTGGCCAAATATGAAATCTGGGCGTCAAGTGTTCATTGAAATGCCAACTGTAGTGCCACCATTATCGATTATCTAACAAATTGAAAgcacacataaaaaaaaaataataatcatgcGTTACGAGAGACGATAGCTAAATATTTATAGacaaaagtaccaaaaataaaatttgaatatatataagcGACTGAATTGAGtctacgaaaaaaattaaaaccaaaatatgtgtatgtacatatattcgccCAAGCAAAGCTTGACACAGAAAAATCTGGCAGCAaagcaaaacaaagaaataaataaaagcaaatttattGCAGCCGCTGCCGTGACTTTGGAGACGCGCAAACTTTCGCCACTTAAAGCGCCCAATCACGCGCGTTACGCTTCCAACCACATGTGCTATTTTTGGCTAACGGCTATGTAGGCATACCTCGTATCCACTCAACGCCTTAAGCTGTTTATAACGCTGAGCCCACAACAATTTCTGCAGCTTGTAGCTTCTCGCGCTTCAACTAGACGCCGCTGCCGCTTACTACGATTAAATTAGCGCAGTAATTTGCAAATAAGCCGCGTGATGCGTCGATCCAGTCCAGTCGTGTTGGCCCACTTTACAAAAAATCAGCTAGCGGGTGCGCTAATGTGGTGCGCCACGGTCAGTTAGTGTTCGGCTGTGGAGAAATGCGCGAGTGTCCGGCACAACAGTAAAAGTACTTGAAGTGTTTGTAGcgaaaaagtgtgaaaaataagttccgcaaaataaaaattaatatatttaacaatGTTTAAGAAAAGTATAATTTGCAGCCTGCTATTAGCAGGTGCCATAATCGCCGTCACATGTCCTACCGCCACACAGGCCACTTATGAAGTGAATCTATTACGTTTGCGTAGTGAACCTGCCGCGCTATTGCGTCAATCACAGAATACCTTCATACAATGGGTGCTCTCGCTCCTGCCCAATCGCCCAAATATATTCGGTGTGCCGGGTAGCACAACTACAACATCGCCTGATGGTTTGACCAGCACCACAGAATTTGCGCCAGCACCGCAACCAGCAACcgctacaacagcaacagtgCCAAGCACCAGCACTACGTTGGAGCCCACAACACCAGCGCCACCGAGCACGACGGCAGTACCGACTACCAGCAGTACTGCAGCGCCCAGCACAACGCCCGCACTACCTCCGGTCGTACTCAAACCACCACGGAATTGCACGGAATGCGTTTGCGGCATAGCCAATACACAGAAGCGTATTGTCGGCGGTCAAGAGACTGAGGTGCATCAGTATCCTTGGATGGCTATGCTGTTGTATGGTGGTCGCTTCTACTGCGCCGCTTCGCTCATCAACGATCAATTTCTTATTACTGCTTCGCATTGTGTGTATGGCTTCCGCAAGGAGCGCATTAGTGTTCGGCTGCTGGAGCATGATCGTAAGATGTCGAATTTCCTGAAGATCGATCGCAATGTCGTCAATATTACCACCCATCCCAAATATAATGCACGTACATATGATAATGATATCGCCATCATACAGTTGGATAAACCGGTGGAGATGACCGAACTTTTGCACCCGGTTTGCATGCCCACGCCGGGCAAGTCTTTCAAGGGTGAGACTGCTGTGGTGACTGGATGGGGTGCTATTAAAGTGGGTGGACCCACTGCTGATACACTGCAggtaagcaaaattttaaaatagaggTGTCCTTATCGCGTTGTTTCAAACTATgctgaatattttaattaatagtaatataataatttctgcATATTCGTTGGGCAAATCCATAGTCCTAAAATAGGAACAAGTTTTATAGTCTTTCAAGGTATAACCAAAGCCTTTTATCGTATTTGCGTATTTCGTTATTTGCTCTCCGATAGTCTCGCTAGAGACTCGTTTACACCTTGGCTTATTTTTAGTTTGTTGTTCGCAATAACCGAcatttttatagtaaaataatcCAATTAAATATGATATTGTAAGAAAGATAGATCCATTTTTTCTGAATTCCTTAAAACCTTTTGTCTGGTAGCAAGAAATAAGCTCACACGGCTCAACAGACttatttaacatattatataaaggaATTTCTTCTCAGATCCTCATAAAGTCTTTAAGGTCtattttatacttataaatgACTTTACCTAATAAATCACATATCTTGTAAAGCATATTTAAAAGATGTGACaccattgaaattattttagattGTTTTTCATTTGAAACCTTGTTCCATtcaatgcatatttttatttaacaatttcccACTTTTCGGTCGCTCGTCTCGAAcagtttttcaaagtttttgaaTTTGCCAGTGCAAGTACATCTGTCTCCTTTGAAAGACACCTTATCCATTATGGGCAGACACTTGCTATACTCTAAGTCATGGTTCATAGTTCAGGGTTTAACAAAGAcagaataatttgtttaataaagaAACCTCAAAACCAGCACCCAGTCCGAAAATTAGCTAAGCCAATCCCTTGGTTAATCGTCTAGTTTTTCAACACTTCGGACAGTTTTCACCTTTGCTTAATATCTCTCCTAATTTCCgacaaattttataatatattaagccTTTATTTTATTCTCCAATTTATATTAACCAAACAGGAAGTACAAGTGCCCATCATGTCGCAGGAGGATTGCCGAAAGTCTCGCTATGGGGCAACGCGCATCACAGACAACATGCTGTGTGCCGGTTTTGATGAAGGCAAAAAAGACTCCTGTCAAGGTGATAGCGGCGGGCCGCTGCATGTAGTCGCGTCCGGTACTAGAGAACATCAAATTGCTGGAGTAGTATCGTGGGGTGAAGGTTGTGCCAAGGCTGGATTCCCTGGAGTCTATGCGCGCGTCAATCGCTATGGCACATGGATTAAGACGGTCACAAGAAATGCTTGCCTTTGTCATTCGGAAACCAAGaagataaagaaattttaatatttcgggGAGAGTAACGTAAAAGAACAATGATGAGAACGCAAGGCGCTACAGAGGTTGTCAGACGTgaactttcatatttatttgggTCACTTGAGAGAGAAGTTTGTTGATTGGGTTAGTtaagttttattgcaattaccgcttagttgctttatttatttatttattacatttaaaaaaataaaaacaaattgccACTAAGACTCCGACTTTCTAGTGCGATTTCGTTAGACGGTTTCGAGTTCCAGCCAGTTTGGGAACTTTCCTTTCATTTGTTTGTCGTTTTTCACAGCAGTTTCTGTTATTGCATAGAGTACGTGCTATTTTTTATAGCAGCGACCgttaaatttattgttgttggtgcatCTTGACCATTGCGATTTCGTGAATTAGCCCACTGCACCCAACTTGCATATCAATTAATCCCAATCGCAGCCGGTTTCAATTGGGAAAGTTGTTTGAAAAGTAGTCATTGGCATACACAGAGGATATTTCTAAGCCGCAAATAATTGGACAACTAGTCTGCTCTCCACTATAAACCGGCTAAGTAGCTTAATTGTGAAACGCTTTCGACAGCGTTGACTTCTAGGCTCAAAGTGCGTTTTTCCAGCAAACAGTTGCTGCACTTTGCTGCATCTAAGCGGTTCATACCGACGAAGTATACCGAGAATAATATGGCTTATAGATATCACTGGTTAACTGCATTCATCCTGGTGCATGTATCCTTGCACTATGGTGTCACCTCAGTTGTACCCGCCACCGCGGCAACACCAACGGCTCTACGGCAGGATAACATTATCGGTTGGATTACAGCGATTTTCCGCCCAAATACAACCGCCTCACCGCCAACGTCCAGCTCTGCAACGCCATCCACACCAATGCGCAATTGTCCGTCCTGTAACTGCGGCAACATCAACACCTTTCATCGCATTGTCGGCGGCATGGACACAGAGGTAAATGAGTATCCTTGGATGGCAATGCTGATGCGTCGCGGCGACTTCTATTGCGGTGGCGCACTGATCAACGATCAGTACGTGCTGACGGCAGCACATTGTGTGCGAGGTTTCAATAAGCGTCAGGTCTCTGTGCGTCTACTGTCGCACAATCGCACGGACGGCCGTGTGAGTACGATCGATCGCCAGCTCGATAAGATTATAGTACATGATGGTTACAGTATTCGCAATTTAGATAATGATATTGCATTATTACGTTTCACCGAACCTGTAGAGTTACGTGATCCTTTGCGACCCGTTTGTCTTGCGGAGGCAGGTAAGACCTATGATGGTGAGTTGGCTGTGGTCACTGGCTGGGGTGCCATAAAGGAGGGTGGCTTCATAGCTGATCGCCTGCAGGTGAGTAGACACAACTTGCTAGCTTTATTTTTTACTCATATTTACTCCTGTAGGAAGTGCAAGTACCCGTTATGTCACTGGAGACCTGCCGCAAGAGTAAATATGGCTCTGACCGCATTACAGATAATATGCTTTGCGCTGGTTATGTTGAAGGCGGTAAGGACTCATGTCAGGGTGACAGCGGTGGTCCCTTACATATACCCAATAATGCGACGAAGTCCTATCAGTTGGCTGGCGTCGTGTCTTGGGGAGAGGGTTGTGCACGTCCCAACGCACCGGGTGTTTATACGCGTGTTACTCAGTATTTGGATTGGATTGAAGAGCGTACTAGTGATTCATGCAAATGTCTTGCTGGTGGGGGTGGTGGTGCTGTAGGTGAGAGTAGTAGCACAACACAAGCTGCAGAAATAGCAAGTAGTGAGTCAAGTACTCAAAGTGTTGTAGATACCACGTCAACCACGGCAACCACGCCAGCAAGTGAGAGCGGTAATATTCCCGAAGCATCAGCAGTGTAAGTTAATGTAATTATGAAGataatttaagaattttgaGAAAGATTTTGCGATGATATATAAACAAGACCTAATTAAAAAGTGAGTAAAATAAGAAAGCAATGTAGAAGGGCTTAAGCtagagatttttatttttggttgcgTATGCGAACGGATAATGGATTAAGTGAGGAAAGGGGAGGTACATAGAGCATTAAATTGGTGAGGATCTGTATTTAATTCTCTCTAAGCTATTGGTTTTTAAACTGAGTAATGGACTAAAATGAATGTTAATAAAAACTGCAAACAATTGTAAgagttttttatatacttatatatttatttatttatgtatttattcgttaaaaattcaaatatttgtctataaaaataaatttttgaaaatttcaatgtGATGGTTTCACTAGGTTTTCACCATACGTTTAATGATATAGTCACTTGAGTTTTTCGgtagttaattaaaaaataaagggTGACCCATTTCGAGGATTTCTATTCTTTTAAAGAAAGGaatacagaaaattcaaatttaatgggaaatgtttattattattcgaaAGAACAGTCTTTGGCACTTttcttttgaagattatctctttcaaataatGGCCGCAGCTACGTCCCCGATGGTCCAttcgttgagtccaattttcgataactcgtttgagcatttcgactggtaactggcgaatgacaaaaaagcgtataaaatacagcttgtgcaagaactgaggCCGCTCGTGCTTCcaaagcgacatcgcttcgctctatggacTCTTGTTccaaagttccaagaagatccaacgttttcaagccaaattttgttcagcgatgaggcccatttctgccTCAATACATACCTATTGAGCAAGCAAAATTGCCTCATTTGGGatgaagagcaacctgaagagacttaagagctgccatttcattcagaaaaaacaacggtttggtgtggattgtgggccggtggaatcatcggtccatatttcttcaaatttgATGCCGGCGAGAACGTacccgtcaatggcgaccgttatcgcgtcATGATAACCGgcgcctgaaattgaagctcatgatctcggcgacatttggtttcaacaagacgacGCCACTCCTCACAAATCGCaccaatcaatggatttattgagagtacacttcggtgagcagatagtTTCACTTTTTTGGCCGATCGATTGGTCACCAAGATCGTATGATATCaaaccgttagactttttcctgtggggataggTAAAGTCGAAATCCGATACGGACAATTCCCCAGTCGAAATGATCGAACGAATTATCGAAGGTTGGACTCAACTGATGGACTGaactttctttaaaaaagtagggaacctcaaAATGGATCACCTTATATTGTCATAAAAAGACTTTTTCCGAATTCCAGTAATGTACTTCACAGATTTACCATCATTTTATGGGGGCTTTAACAGTTTTAAcctgattttgacaatttttagtcataagaTGACGCACCTCAAAAGCAGTACTTGTGAAAAGTTTAATCCGGATCCGAATCAATTCTTGATATATATGCCGGTAAATGAAATAATgagattgaatttaaaattgtgttatatgagacgcaggcgtggtttttgtctcATTTATCCCATTTTCGTAATTTAATGTGGAAAGATCAAGATTATACTACCtgtcgaatttggttgaaatcgggttgTTAGTATCCGAGAAATAGGTTTCGACCTAAATATGGGTGGGGCCACGCCCATTTCTCTAACATGGCATTGGCTCTTCTAAAGCCTTCTTGGATCATCTTacgtataaaatttaatgtctctggggCATTGGGATATTGATTTATTTagcttttagttatttttaacaaaactattacatgGGAAGAAgacggggttataatccgatttcatccattttcacactatcgataGAGTTCTAATAAGATTTGTTTTTtacgaatttggttattgtagctttaatGGTTTAGAACACATGTACATTAAATCTACGAGAGGGCGGGGTCAaacccttttttgttttcattttaagcTCACAGCTGCCCCTTGCTACTTCAATCCCTAGTACTAAATTAttggtttatatcttaattaagtgcttgGTTATGTcattttatacgttttcgatgGCGTTTTAtaggcgtggtagtggtccgattatgttCATCTAAGAACTCGAATCTcgaagatatcttaatttttactcaaattttcGCTTGTACacacggacgggcagacagacagCCACTcggttttcaactcgtctcgtcatcctcataatttatttattcacaaGTGAGTCAACACAGCTCTGCCCCTTAAGTTTCTGACTTAGATAGCAAGGAACATCATATTTTAGAAAAGAAccctttgaaatattttttaatttaaaaacctcGACTCAAAGTTTCCGTTATAGTGGACAACGACTTAAAATCAATTTCGGT
This genomic window contains:
- the LOC106614507 gene encoding trypsin-1 gives rise to the protein MFKKSIICSLLLAGAIIAVTCPTATQATYEVNLLRLRSEPAALLRQSQNTFIQWVLSLLPNRPNIFGVPGSTTTTSPDGLTSTTEFAPAPQPATATTATVPSTSTTLEPTTPAPPSTTAVPTTSSTAAPSTTPALPPVVLKPPRNCTECVCGIANTQKRIVGGQETEVHQYPWMAMLLYGGRFYCAASLINDQFLITASHCVYGFRKERISVRLLEHDRKMSNFLKIDRNVVNITTHPKYNARTYDNDIAIIQLDKPVEMTELLHPVCMPTPGKSFKGETAVVTGWGAIKVGGPTADTLQEVQVPIMSQEDCRKSRYGATRITDNMLCAGFDEGKKDSCQGDSGGPLHVVASGTREHQIAGVVSWGEGCAKAGFPGVYARVNRYGTWIKTVTRNACLCHSETKKIKKF
- the LOC106614495 gene encoding trypsin-1-like; its protein translation is MAYRYHWLTAFILVHVSLHYGVTSVVPATAATPTALRQDNIIGWITAIFRPNTTASPPTSSSATPSTPMRNCPSCNCGNINTFHRIVGGMDTEVNEYPWMAMLMRRGDFYCGGALINDQYVLTAAHCVRGFNKRQVSVRLLSHNRTDGRVSTIDRQLDKIIVHDGYSIRNLDNDIALLRFTEPVELRDPLRPVCLAEAGKTYDGELAVVTGWGAIKEGGFIADRLQEVQVPVMSLETCRKSKYGSDRITDNMLCAGYVEGGKDSCQGDSGGPLHIPNNATKSYQLAGVVSWGEGCARPNAPGVYTRVTQYLDWIEERTSDSCKCLAGGGGGAVGESSSTTQAAEIASSESSTQSVVDTTSTTATTPASESGNIPEASAV